A portion of the Sabethes cyaneus chromosome 3, idSabCyanKW18_F2, whole genome shotgun sequence genome contains these proteins:
- the LOC128744303 gene encoding uncharacterized protein LOC128744303 — MSTMKDFFLRPTFDSAEEAQQWDKLQKTINHAKQFNVDFDHVVMHKDLYGTFVYYYLQEIRYRIIQILADFTVIEWREPEPEKKIDPWGGFGQPQPKQEPKEEKELVIPEYGIRVKGYKEKLPLECCGQQFKTLTMLRTHYHAEHEKHYLFEANTCEMKAAILKMCVFRHELDEFVRSGIKANGTLSFFLLKILRKIIPIIRY, encoded by the exons ATGTCGACAATGAAAGATTTCTTTTTGCGGCCTACATTCGATTCGGCTGAAGAGGCTCAACAATGGGATAAG TTGCAGAAAACTATCAACCACGCCAAACAGTTTAACGTCGATTTCGACCATGTTGTTATGCACAAGGATCTGTACGGGACCTTCGTCTATTATTATTTGCAAGAAATTCGTTATCGGATCATTCAGATCTTAGCTGATTTTACTGTAATCGAATGGCGAGAACCGGAGCCGGAAAAGAAGATCGATCCATGGGGAGGATTCGGTCAGCCGCAGCCCAAACAAGAGCCGAAGGAAGAAAAAGAACTGGTGATTCCCGAGTACGGCATCCGAGTGAAGGGCTACAAAGAGAAGCTACCGCTCGAATGCTGCGGCCAGCAGTTTAAAACGTTGACAATGCTTCGAACACATTACCATGCCGAACACGAGAAGCACTATCTCTTCGAGGCAAACACGTGTGAG ATGAAGGCAGCAATTCTAAAAATGTGTGTCTTTCGGCATGAACTAGACGAATTTGTGCGCAGTGGAATTAAAGCAAATGGCACACTCAGTTTCTTTTTACTGAAAATCCTACGGAAAATTATTCCTATTATTCGATATTAA
- the LOC128739746 gene encoding uncharacterized protein LOC128739746, producing the protein MPVKKKVVKKGAAAPPPEPEPEPEPEPEVVEEPPEEESSEEEEEEEPLSEEEEGSKKTKFDLLHEFVQVTYDFLNQYDAIVENRNQHRSLFIKNLNPMRENLVFILHQYIMNQLPRDDYLCLHIKCCGEELLNNEEFDLHYVEEHRKANRGIVLPEIQTIAAYRKWLRKYKVRGRVVNNDLLFVLRRLLRKTNTVLAGA; encoded by the exons ATGCCGGTGAAAAAGAAGGTTGTAAAAAAAGGAGCAGCAGCGCCGCctccagaaccagaaccagaacccgAGCCCGAGCCAGAAGTCGTCGAAGAGCCGCCAGAGGAAGAATCATCAGAGGAGGAAGAAGAAGAGGAACCGCTTTCCGAGGAAGAGGAAGGAtcgaaaaaaacgaaatttgATCTG TTACATGAATTCGTGCAAGTGACTTACGATTTCTTGAACCAGTATGATGCCATTGTGGAGAATAGGAACCAACATCGGTCTTTGTTCATCAAAAACCTAAACCCAATGAGAGAGAACCTGGTCTTTATACTTCATCAGTATATAATGAATCAGCTGCCTCGAGACGACTACCTATGTCTGCATATAAAATGTTGCGGA GAAGAATTACTGAACAACGAAGAGTTTGATTTACACTACGTAGAAGAGCATAGAAAAGCTAACAGGGGCATTGTATTGCCAGAG ATACAAACGATTGCTGCCTATCGAAAGTGGTTGCGGAAATACAAAGTCAGAGGAAGAGTTGTCAACAATGACTTACTATTTGTGCTCAGGCGACTATTACGAAAAACCAACACAGTTTTGGCAGGAGCATAG